From Symphalangus syndactylus isolate Jambi chromosome X, NHGRI_mSymSyn1-v2.1_pri, whole genome shotgun sequence, the proteins below share one genomic window:
- the TEX13C gene encoding LOW QUALITY PROTEIN: putative testis-expressed protein 13C (The sequence of the model RefSeq protein was modified relative to this genomic sequence to represent the inferred CDS: substituted 1 base at 1 genomic stop codon) translates to MAMNFGDHASGFRHNDVIRFINNEVLRNGGGPAFYMAFRSRPWNEVEDRLRAIVADSRVPHAIKRACTWSALALSVXVAARQREQLLYRVRRLQEHVEERQMTSWALTSQLQQLRLQHEEAATQLHLTQAALQQALNERDGLCGRLREVERSMEVYPIPQDFVPGPEAGQYGPVAGTLNAERSEAVTTEAQGMPHSEAQIAAPAAVFFMPEPQSGRVQGMQPLLPMQAPHPVPFHVPSPMGLPYSTPLPPPVVMESAAAIAPQMPPAGIYPPGLWATVGSQGETAPLWDQKCHGQDGYPENFQGVYLPGDNRSCNQKEGSECPQGMTSQGDSSSHSLKKDPVMQQDTAPPEFSRSHSLKKKPAMPKEIVPIGDSNSHSLKKDLVVHKEMVSLGDSNSHSMKKDPVMPQKMVPLGKSSSHHLKKDPVMPQEMVPLEESNSHSLKKDPVMCQEMVPLGDSNSHSLKKVPVVAQGTAPLTFSRRHSLKKVPVMPKEMVPLGDSHSLKKDPVVHKEMVPLGDSNSHRMKKDPVMPQKMVHLGDSRSHSLKKDPVMPRNMVPLEDSNSHSLKKDPMMRQEMFPLGDSNSHSLKKDPVVPQGTAPLTFSRRHSLKKVPVMPKEMVFLGGSNSHSLKKDPVVPQGTASLGFSRRHSLKKELVMPKEMVPLGDSNSYSMKKDPVMPKEMVPLGHSNSHILKKDPVVHQEMVLLGDSNSHSLKKHPVIPQGTASLKFIKSHSQMEGPERPQATSLEDSKSHGVKNSP, encoded by the coding sequence ATGGCGATGAACTTTGGGGACCATGCTAGCGGGTTCCGCCACAATGATGTGATCAGGTTCATCAACAATGAAGTCCTCAGGAATGGCGGCGGCCCAGCCTTTTACATGGCCTTCCGCTCGCGGCCATGGAACGAGGTAGAGGACCGGCTTCGGGCCATTGTGGCCGACTCGCGGGTGCCCCACGCCATTAAGAGGGCCTGTACCTGGAGCGCTTTGGCTTTGAGTGTGTGAGTGGCTGCGAGGCAGCGGGAGCAGCTGCTGTACCGTGTTCGGCGGCTGCAAGAGCATGTGGAGGAGCGCCAgatgacctcctgggctctaacCTCCCAGCTGCAGCAGCTGCGACTGCAGCATGAGGAGGCGGCAACACAGCTGCACCTCACGCAGGCTGCCCTGCAGCAGGCGCTGAATGAGCGTGATGGGTTATGCGGTAGGCTGCGTGAAGTTGAGAGATCCATGGAGGTCTATCCGATACCTCAGGATTTTGTACCTGGTCCAGAAGCCGGCCAGTATGGGCCTGTGGCCGGGACTTTAAATGCAGAACGGAGTGAGGCGGTGACCACAGAGGCACAGGGAATGCCACATTCGGAAGCCCAGATAGCAGCCCCAGCAGCTGTGTTTTTCATGCCTGAACCCCAGAGTGGCAGGGTCCAGGGCATGCAACCCCTTCTGCCAATGCAGGCGCCTCATCCAGTCCCATTCCATGTGCCTTCACCAATGGGACTGCCATACTCAACACCTCTACCACCCCCAGTAGTAATGGAATCAGCAGCAGCAATTGCACCACAGATGCCTCCTGCAGGGATCTATCCACCTGGTCTTTGGGCCACAGTGGGGTCCCAGGGGGAGACGGCCCCTCTGTGGGACCAGAAGTGCCATGGCCAGGATGGATATCCTGAGAATTTCCAAGGAGTATATCTCCCAGGGGATAACAGAAGCTGCAACCAAAAGGAAGGTTCTGAGTGTCCCCAAGGAATGACCTCCCAAGGGGACAGCAGCAGCCACAGCCTGAAGAAAGATCCAGTGATGCAACAGGACACAGCTCCCCCAGAGTTTAGCAGGAGCCACAGCCTGAAGAAAAAACCAGCAATGCCCAAGGAGATTGTCCCCATAGGGGACAGCAACAGCCACAGCCTGAAGAAAGATCTAGTTGTGCACAAGGAGATGGTCTCCCTGGGGGACAGCAACAGCCACAGCATGAAGAAAGATCCAGTGATGCCCCAGAAGATGGTCCCCCTGGGGAAGAGTAGCAGCCACCACCTGAAGAAAGATCCAGTGATGCCCCAGGAGATGGTCCCCCTGGAGGAGAGCAACAGCCACAGTCTGAAGAAAGATCCAGTGATGTGCCAGGAGATGGTCCCCCTGGGGGACAGCAACAGCCATAGCCTGAAGAAAGTTCCAGTGGTGGCCCAGGGCACAGCTCCCCTGACGTTTAGCAGGAGACACAGCCTGAAGAAAGTGCCAGTGATGCCCAAGGAGATGGTCCCCCTGGGGGACAGCCACAGCCTGAAGAAAGATCCAGTTGTGCACAAGGAGATGGTCCCCCTGGGGGACAGCAATAGTCACAGGATGAAGAAAGATCCAGTGATGCCCCAGAAGATGGTCCACCTGGGGGACAGCAGAAGCCACAGCCTGAAGAAAGATCCAGTGATGCCCCGGAACATGGTCCCCCTGGAGGACAGCAACAGCCACAGTCTGAAGAAAGATCCAATGATGCGCCAGGAGATGTTCCCCCTGGGAGACAGCAACAGCCATAGCCTGAAGAAAGATCCAGTGGTGCCCCAGGGCACAGCTCCCCTGACATTTAGCAGGAGACACAGCCTGAAGAAAGTGCCAGTGATGCCCAAGGAGATGGTCTTCCTGGGGGGCAGCAACAGCCACAGCCTGAAGAAAGATCCAGTGGTGCCCCAGGGGACAGCCTCCCTGGGGTTTAGCAGGAGGCACAGCCTGAAGAAAGAGTTAGTGATGCCCAAGGAGATGGTCCCCCTGGGGGACAGCAACAGCTACAGCATGAAGAAAGATCCAGTGATGCCCAAGGAGATGGTCCCCCTAGGGCACAGCAACAGCCACATCCTGAAGAAAGATCCAGTGGTGCACCAGGAGATGGTCCTCCTAGGGGACAGCAACAGCCACAGCCTGAAGAAACATCCAGTGATTCCGCAGGGCACAGCCTCACTGAAGTTTATCAAGAGCCACAGCCAGATGGAAGGTCCGGAGAGGCCCCAGGCAACCTCTCTGGAGGATAGCAAGAGCCATGGTGTGAAAAATAGCCCATGA